Sequence from the Mycobacterium florentinum genome:
AAGAATGGCAATCCGCAAACCCGCCAGGCCATCCTCGACGCGCTCGAGCGCACGCTGGAAAACCGTCCGCTGGGCGAAATCGCCGTCACCGACATACTTGCCGAGGCCGGCCTATCGTCGCGCACCACGTTCTACCAACATTTCGGTGGCCGCGACGAAGCATTCGTCGCGCTCGTTGGTCGTGCGCTCAACGAAATCGGCAACGAGGTCACGGCCGTCATCCACGATGCCAGCGTGCGCCGAACGCCGTTGCTGCGCAAAGCCGTCGATCGCTGGATGGTCCGCGGCGGTCGTCACTGGCACCTTGCCCGCAATATGCTGCTTGAATGGCCACGGATACCTGAATTCAGAGAGATCTTCGTGGCTTTCATGACCGGACTCTCTGAGCAACTCGCTGCCGCGATCGACGAGGATCGTCGGGCTGGACTGGTCGTGACCGCCGCACCGAGCAGCACGGCCGCGTCGATGGCGCTCTGGTCGGCCGAGCGCGCGATGCATGCGACGATGGTTGGTGCCTATGGCTTTGCGAGTTCCGCGGCCACCGCCGATGCGCTGGTGGCGCAACACCTGGCGTTGGTCTATGGCGTCAACCCGACCGCGAAATAGACACGGACAATGGGGTTTTCGCCTAACGGCCGCGGAAAGCGGGCTTAGCGCCCGGCCCATGGGCGAGCAGCGTTTCGACGCCAATCGCCGCATCTTCGCTGCTGAGCACCGGTCCGGCCAGGTCGGGCGTTGCGGCGTCGGCCGCCGCGACGCCGCGATCGCGGGCCAGCTTGATGATCTGCTTGGCGATTCCGGTGGCCATGGTCGGTCCCGCCGCGAGTTCGGCAGCGAATTCGCGGGCCCGGGCGAGCAATTCGGGTCCCGGCAGCACCTTGTCGACAACCCCCCAGTCATGCAGCACAGACGAGTCGTACGTGCGGCCGGTGATGACCATTTCGGTCGCGTGCGCCACCCCGGCGCGGGCCACCAGGCGCTGAGTGCCCCCGGCGGCGGGCGTGATGCCCACCCGGGCCTCGACAAGCCCCATGCTCGCCTCCGTGGCTGCCCAGATGAAGTCGCACGCCAACGTCAGTTCGAGGCCGATGGTGAGGTTCAATCCGTGGACGACGGCGACGGTGGGCAGCGGCAGCTGCTCGATCCGCTGAATCAGGCCGAGCAGGCGGCGACTGAACTCCGTGCCGGCCGCCGCATCCATCGTGGTGAATTGCTGCGCCTGCACCCCGGCGCAGAAAACCGTGCCTTCGGCCCGCAGGATCAGCGCACGCACGCCGTTGGGAAGTTCGTCCAGGACGGCGTCGTACGCGTCGGCGACGTCGGGGGTGAACAGGTTGAGTGCTGGCGCCGCCCATACGATCTCGGCCACGTCGCCGTCGCGGTCTAGCCGAAGATCGCCGTGCCGGATGGTCATGTGCGGAGCGTACTGACGTCGGACGCAGTTAATCAAGCACTGTTTGTATAACCGGACCGAGTAGCCATCGAACGCCATGTACAGTCATTCGGACACTGTGTTCGACCGGGGGGTGAAGACGGAAGCGGGTAGCAGGTGGCCGTAACCAACAGTCCGGTGAACAGCCGATCCGGCGCGCAGACCGCGTGGTCGAGAGTCAACTTCTCCGAGGCGATCCAGGGTGTACAGACCCCGCTGAGTTGGACCTTCTGGCAGCTTGCGATGGAGACTGCGGTGCGCCGCGGGTTCGGGGCGCTGGGCGTGCTCACTCGCGCGGAAGTTCCGCCTCCAGTCAGCCCGGACGATCGCATCAGCGCGGCGTTCTATGGACTTCCGGCGGGCAACCTCAACACGTTTCACCGCATCGGCCAGCGGATGCCCGGTACCGATGGCGACACCGTTGTCCAACAAATGTTCGGTGAACCCCGCGGCAGCGTCGGTGCGAGGCACTCCGTGGTTGCGCGTGTACGCGCCACGCTGCGGTATCCGGCGATCCTGGCGGGCACGGTCTCCAGTGCTTACCTGCATCGCAAACGAATCCGCCCCGCCCGCGAGAATATTCGGGTCTGGTGGCGGCGTCGCACCGTCGATGCTCCACCCGCCGACATCGCCGGTGCCCAGCGGCTGCTACAGGAGGCGGCCGAGAAATTCGTCGAGATCGGCACCATGCACACCACCCTGTCACTGGTGGGGCAGGCGCTCGGCGAGCAGGTGGAGTTGCTCGCGTTGGCCGCATTCGGTACTCGCGAACGAGCGGCCGAACTGATGACGGGCTACGGCCGCGTCGATGAAACGGAGGTCATCGCCGACCTGTGGTGCTTGGCCAACGGTGCGCTACCAATGACGGAATTTGTTGCGCGGCACGGCTATCACGGACCGAGTGAAGGAAATCTGCCCAGTCGGGTCTGGCGTGAAGACCAGACACCGGTGTGGTTGCTGGCCAACCGCTACCGCTGCCGTGATGCGGTGCACCCCGACGAGGTATGGCAGCGCCAGCGCCAGATTCGGCTCATCGCGGAGCGCGACGTCTTGGCAAAACTCAACGTCATCAATAAGATTCGCGCTCGGTTGGTGCTAGCGCTGGCGGCCGAATACATTCCGATCCGCGAAGTCGGCAAGGCCGGCTTTCTGCACTGCGTTGACGCGGCCCGGTGCGCGGCCCGCGTCATCGGGGACACCTTGGCCACCACCGGCCAACTGGCGGATCCCGAAGATGTGTTCTTTTTGACCTACGACGAACTGGTCGGCGACGCCCCGGCCCGCCCGGCGGGAGAGTTGCGCGCACTGGTGCTGGCCCGAAAGACCGACCACGAGTACTTTCGGCGCCTCGATGTGCCGGACCACTGGGTCGGCAATCCGGTGCCGACCCAGACATCGACGCCCGTCGAGGAGGATCGACGCGCGGTGGCCGAACTCACCGGCATCGGCGTCTGCGGTGGCGAGGTGACCGGCACCGCGCGGGTGATCTTTGATCCCGACCACGCCGACCTCGAAGACGGTGACATTCTGGTGTGTCCAACTACCGATCCCAGCTGGACGCCGTTGTTCATGCTGGCCGAGGCGTTGGTGATCGATACCGGTGGAGTGATGAGCCACGGTGCGATCGTCGCCCGCGAGCTCGGCGTCACCTGTGTGATCAACTCCAAACACGGCACCCGCGATATTCCGGACGGTGCGCAGATCACCGTGGACGGCACCTCGGGTCGTGTCGTCATCCACGAGCCACTGGGGGCCTCGGAGCTCAACAGCGGTTGACGCCGCGCAATTCGCCGGTGCGCGAACGGGTCTCAACGAGGGAATTGCCCGTCGTCCACCTTGACGATGGTCCCGGTGACGAACTCCGAGGCCGGCGCGGCCAGGTAAAGCAGCGTGCTGTCGAGCTGGGCTGGATCCCCGATGCGCTTGCGCGGCAGGTCGTCGGTGAAATCGCCGACGCGTGCGATCCGCCCTTCCATCATCTCGGTCATGAACGCGCCGGGAGCGATCGCGTTGACATTGATTCCGTAGCGGACCCACTCGACCGCGAGCGCCTCGGTCATCCGGTTGATGGCGGCCTTGGTTACCGAATACAGCGCGGCGCCGTCGCCCTGGTAGTGATATGCGCCCATCGACGAAAGATTGATGATCCGCCCCGGTAGCTTTTCGGCCATCAGGCGCCGAGCCACCTCGCAGGTAAGTACGAATGGCCCGCGCAGGTTGGTGTCGATCACCGCATCGATCAACTCCAGCGACATCCGATGTGCCCGTTGGGCATCCGGGATCGCTGCATTGTTGACCAGCGTCGTGATGGTCCCGAATTCCTGCTCGGCACGATCCAACGCGTCGCTCAATACAGCGGGCCGCGACACATCCATCGCCACCGCCGCACAACGATGTCCGCGCTCGCTGATCGCCGTGGCGACCTGCTGGAGGAGTTCGAGGCGGCGGCCGGCCACCACCACGGCCGCACCGGCGCCGGCGAGCACCGCGGCGAAGCGGCGTCCGAGTCCGGCGCCGGCGCCCGTCACCAACGCCACCTGGCCGTTGAGGTCGACCGAGTCGTGCGGAAGCGGAAACCTGTTGGGCGGGTTCATGATGGGCACCATCGCTATTTCTCTTGTCATGCTCCGGGATCGAGCGGGCCGAACCTAAGCCACCAGCCTAGTGGCTTTAGGTTACCGCTCTGGTTTCGGCCCGCGGGGACTGATTTGAGACACTGAAACTCAAAATGCTATGGTGGCGTCCGTGCGCCACTCGGAGACGGGCCCGCGGGCATGACGGACACTGCCTCTATGACGGAACATGACCTGCGAGCCGACGACGACGCGACGCAGCGGCTCGCCGCGCTGCGTCAACAGGTGCGTGAGCTGACCGCTTCGTGGCTGGCTGAGGGCCGTTACACGCCGCGCAGCGATTGTTGGCTGCGCTCCTTCGATCTCGAGTTCAGTCGCGCACTCGCCGCGCGTGGGCTCATCGGCATCACCTGGCCGGTGGAATTCGGAGGGGGCGGACTCGACGCTCGCTCACGCCTTGTGGTTACCGAGGAGCTGCTCCGTGCCGGAGCGCCCGTCGCGGCCCACTGGATCGCCGATCGTCAGATTGGTCCGGCCATCCTGCGCCACGGCACCCCTGAGCTGCAGAAGGAACTGCTGCCGGGCATCATCCGTGCCGACTACATCTTCTGCTTGGGCATGAGTGAGCCGGAGGCCGGCTCGGATCTGGCCGCCGTGCGCACGACCGCGAAGAAGGTCGACGGCGGCTGGGCGGTCACCGGTCGCAAGATATGGACCAGCGTCGCGCATCGCGCGACGCACGCCTACCTGTTGGCTCGCACGGATTCAAGCGGCAAAAAGCACGAAGGCCTGTCGGAGTTCGTCGTGGACATGTCCACTCCCGGGATCGAGGTTTCGCCGATCGTCGACATGTCGGGGGAGCACCATTTCAACGAGGTCACCTTTACCGACGTCTTCGTTCCTCACGACCGACTGCTCGGGACCGAGGGAAACGGCTGGCGTCAGGTGATCGAGCAACTGTCGTTCGAACGCGGCGGTCCTGAGCGGGTGTTGAGCACGTATCCGCTGCTGGCCGAAACACTCGACCACCTGCGCCGTACGTCTGATGACCGCCACGATGTGGAACTCGGCGCGCTGATCGCCCGTCTGGCCACGCTGCGGCGGCAATGCTGGGAGATCGCCAACGCCATGGATGCCGGGCGCGCGCCTGTCGTGGAGGCGGCGAGTTTGAAGTATCTCGGCACGGAGTTCGAGAACGACGTCATCGAATTCGCCCGACGAGTGGGGTTGCCGACCTCACGCACCGATCCATTGGCGGAAGCGCTTTTGGCCTCACCCGGGTTCACGCTGCGCGGCGGCGCCTCCGATGTGCTGCTTTCGATCGTGACGAAAAGCGAGACCAGGCCATGAGTGAATTTGCCCGCGAATTGACCGACCTCATCGCCAACGTCGCAGCGGACGCCGACGATCCGGGTTCAGTGTGGGGCCAGGTCTGCGAACTGGGGCTCGCCGGTATTGGAATGCCCGAGGACAAGGGCGGTTCGGGCGGGAGCCTGGCCGAC
This genomic interval carries:
- a CDS encoding enoyl-CoA hydratase/isomerase family protein; translation: MTIRHGDLRLDRDGDVAEIVWAAPALNLFTPDVADAYDAVLDELPNGVRALILRAEGTVFCAGVQAQQFTTMDAAAGTEFSRRLLGLIQRIEQLPLPTVAVVHGLNLTIGLELTLACDFIWAATEASMGLVEARVGITPAAGGTQRLVARAGVAHATEMVITGRTYDSSVLHDWGVVDKVLPGPELLARAREFAAELAAGPTMATGIAKQIIKLARDRGVAAADAATPDLAGPVLSSEDAAIGVETLLAHGPGAKPAFRGR
- a CDS encoding SDR family NAD(P)-dependent oxidoreductase, coding for MNPPNRFPLPHDSVDLNGQVALVTGAGAGLGRRFAAVLAGAGAAVVVAGRRLELLQQVATAISERGHRCAAVAMDVSRPAVLSDALDRAEQEFGTITTLVNNAAIPDAQRAHRMSLELIDAVIDTNLRGPFVLTCEVARRLMAEKLPGRIINLSSMGAYHYQGDGAALYSVTKAAINRMTEALAVEWVRYGINVNAIAPGAFMTEMMEGRIARVGDFTDDLPRKRIGDPAQLDSTLLYLAAPASEFVTGTIVKVDDGQFPR
- a CDS encoding TetR/AcrR family transcriptional regulator, which encodes MDHGNIRRSRHAELGHLMTTKTKNGNPQTRQAILDALERTLENRPLGEIAVTDILAEAGLSSRTTFYQHFGGRDEAFVALVGRALNEIGNEVTAVIHDASVRRTPLLRKAVDRWMVRGGRHWHLARNMLLEWPRIPEFREIFVAFMTGLSEQLAAAIDEDRRAGLVVTAAPSSTAASMALWSAERAMHATMVGAYGFASSAATADALVAQHLALVYGVNPTAK
- a CDS encoding PEP-utilizing enzyme; protein product: MNSRSGAQTAWSRVNFSEAIQGVQTPLSWTFWQLAMETAVRRGFGALGVLTRAEVPPPVSPDDRISAAFYGLPAGNLNTFHRIGQRMPGTDGDTVVQQMFGEPRGSVGARHSVVARVRATLRYPAILAGTVSSAYLHRKRIRPARENIRVWWRRRTVDAPPADIAGAQRLLQEAAEKFVEIGTMHTTLSLVGQALGEQVELLALAAFGTRERAAELMTGYGRVDETEVIADLWCLANGALPMTEFVARHGYHGPSEGNLPSRVWREDQTPVWLLANRYRCRDAVHPDEVWQRQRQIRLIAERDVLAKLNVINKIRARLVLALAAEYIPIREVGKAGFLHCVDAARCAARVIGDTLATTGQLADPEDVFFLTYDELVGDAPARPAGELRALVLARKTDHEYFRRLDVPDHWVGNPVPTQTSTPVEEDRRAVAELTGIGVCGGEVTGTARVIFDPDHADLEDGDILVCPTTDPSWTPLFMLAEALVIDTGGVMSHGAIVARELGVTCVINSKHGTRDIPDGAQITVDGTSGRVVIHEPLGASELNSG
- a CDS encoding acyl-CoA dehydrogenase family protein, with the translated sequence MTEHDLRADDDATQRLAALRQQVRELTASWLAEGRYTPRSDCWLRSFDLEFSRALAARGLIGITWPVEFGGGGLDARSRLVVTEELLRAGAPVAAHWIADRQIGPAILRHGTPELQKELLPGIIRADYIFCLGMSEPEAGSDLAAVRTTAKKVDGGWAVTGRKIWTSVAHRATHAYLLARTDSSGKKHEGLSEFVVDMSTPGIEVSPIVDMSGEHHFNEVTFTDVFVPHDRLLGTEGNGWRQVIEQLSFERGGPERVLSTYPLLAETLDHLRRTSDDRHDVELGALIARLATLRRQCWEIANAMDAGRAPVVEAASLKYLGTEFENDVIEFARRVGLPTSRTDPLAEALLASPGFTLRGGASDVLLSIVTKSETRP